The Streptomyces durmitorensis genome contains the following window.
CGAGACGGTCACGCTGCGCCTCGAGGCCCTGTCGCATCCCGTACGGCTGCGGCTGCTTCGCACCCTGGCCCGCGGCCCGCACACCACCCGCGAGCTGGCCCATGCCTGGGAACTCTCGCCTCCGGAGGTCTCCCGTCACCTCGCCGTTCTGCGCCGCGCGGACCTGCTCACGGACCGGCGGGACGGTCGTTACGTGCGCTACACGCTCAAGCTTCCCGATCTGACGGCACTGGGCGGCGACCTGCTGGCGGCCGTACTGCGTTGAGGCAGCCCTCGGTTCACACGGGGTGTGAACGGAATGCATATATGCATCGTGCGCGGCTACTCCCCACAACGGCGTACACAGGGCAGGCTGGTGATGCTGCCCGGACCCCGCAGCACCCCTGCCCCGCCCCAGTGGAGAATTCGCCACCCTGCCGGGCGGGCTCAGTCCTTCTCCAGCGCCCTCTCCAGCGCCTCCTCCAGCGAAGGAACCGGTGACAGTACGGGAGTGAGGCCCGTGAGGCGCAGGACGCGGAGCGTCAGGTGGTGCGTGCAGACCACGGCGAGGCGAGCGCCCCTCGCGGTCGTCCGGCGGTGCGCGCGGACCAGCAGGGCGACACCGGAGCAGTCGAAGAACGTGGTCCGGGTCAGGTCGATGACCACGGTTGTCGCGGTTCCACCGGTGATGGGGTCGAGGAGCGGGGCCATTTTCTGGTAGGCCAACAGGTCGATCTCACCGTGCAGTTCGATGACGACCGCGCCGTCATGGCCGTAAACGCGCGGCTGTTGGGTGGAGTCCTCGAAGGCGAATTCGTTCAGTGCATCGAGTCGCACGTGTCCCCCCAGGGTTGACGTCGCCCGGTCCTCGCGGCAGCAGAGTGCACCGAAGGAGCCGGATTCAGGAGGTCACCAGGGGCTGGGGCGC
Protein-coding sequences here:
- a CDS encoding STAS domain-containing protein codes for the protein MRLDALNEFAFEDSTQQPRVYGHDGAVVIELHGEIDLLAYQKMAPLLDPITGGTATTVVIDLTRTTFFDCSGVALLVRAHRRTTARGARLAVVCTHHLTLRVLRLTGLTPVLSPVPSLEEALERALEKD